The sequence AAGCATGCTCCTAAGATCATCGCGTGTTCCCTTCTCTCTCCCTGAACTTGAGTTTCTCCCCACGACACGCGCCTATCTCAGCAGAACCCGCGAAATCATGAAAGATTCAGACCTTTACAGGGATGGGTGGGCACGGCCCACCTTCCGCAAACCCGTTAAAGGACATTCGGTGAGCTGTGCCCGCCCTACGGTAAACTACGGAGCTGGAAACTGTGCCGCCGTATCATAGCGCCCTTCAGTTGATAGCTGGCCATCTACTACTGCCTCGTATGCAGGTGGTGCAGCCTCATCCCCAGTTTCGATAGGAGAGGGGAGCCACGGCCCTATATAGGAGCGACGTTTGCGGCGACGCAACACATCGCGTCCCAAGTTCATTGCCACTCGCACCAGCCATGGACGCCAAGGATCTTCGGTACCTGCTGGAGGGTGTTCCAGCGCACGGACGAAAGTCTCTTGGACAATGTCATCCGCATCGGCTGCACAGCCGGTGAGGCGATAACAAAGACGCCATAAGAAACGCTCGTGTTCACGAAATAGCTGCTCAGTGAGAGGTGCGGCTTGATGCATAGTCACGCAGCGATTCTCTCTGGCGTGTGCTGAATAAGCACGTCAACTGCTCGTTTGGCACTGGCAAAACTGGCATCAGCTAACAGACCTTCGGGGCCAACCCAATCCCCTGCGACGTAGAGGTTCTGTGAAGGCAGTCCTTACGATCAAGGGCTGGTAAGCATTTAGAGCTGCAAGCTATGCACATCTGTGCACACTTCTACCCCGAGCTTGGTCGCTACGTCTTGCGCTCCCGGATCGGCATACGGAGTTACAATTAACTTGCGATCAACATGTCGCCCGGTCTTCCGAGCATAGAACTCAGCCTTTCGTGCAAACTGATAGACTGCTCCTTTGTCCAGCGACGATTTAATTTCGACTACAATGACCTTTCCGTTCTTTATGATTGCATCCAACTCGACTTGATCGGGAATGCCAAAAACCTCGCCGGTCGTGTCGAGATCCCAAAATCGCTCGACGGTAAACCCGACTTCCTGCAAAATCGCTCTCATGCCTTCGCGGAACGATTCTTCAGTTTGTAAGCCCCACCGCGCGCCAAGGCCACCAATCTTAGCCTCGAACGTTCTATGGAACCTCTCTAGAGCGCTCTCATTTCGCTGCACTGCATACGTGAGTGTTGCAAGGTTCTGAGCGAGCTCTTCGACCCGGGCTTCCGTCCGTTTTTGGGCTTGAGCCAACTCTTCAACTCGCAGCTCAGTCCGTTTCTGTGCCTCAGCAAGAGCAAGTTGCGCTTGAGCTAGCTCTTCTATGCGCGATTCGGTTCGCTTTTGCGCTTCAGCAAGATCCCGCACCACAGCTTTCACGTCGTCGAAGTCCGACGTTTTGGCTCTATACTCTTCGCGTAAGGTCTCGGCTAACAGAGCAATCGCTGGTTGCTGCTCAGGCGGAAAACTCTTCAGAATTTCGGCAAGCGACATATCGTACACAGGTCCCTTC is a genomic window of Deltaproteobacteria bacterium containing:
- a CDS encoding sigma-70 family RNA polymerase sigma factor produces the protein MHQAAPLTEQLFREHERFLWRLCYRLTGCAADADDIVQETFVRALEHPPAGTEDPWRPWLVRVAMNLGRDVLRRRKRRSYIGPWLPSPIETGDEAAPPAYEAVVDGQLSTEGRYDTAAQFPAP
- a CDS encoding DUF3782 domain-containing protein — translated: MKGPVYDMSLAEILKSFPPEQQPAIALLAETLREEYRAKTSDFDDVKAVVRDLAEAQKRTESRIEELAQAQLALAEAQKRTELRVEELAQAQKRTEARVEELAQNLATLTYAVQRNESALERFHRTFEAKIGGLGARWGLQTEESFREGMRAILQEVGFTVERFWDLDTTGEVFGIPDQVELDAIIKNGKVIVVEIKSSLDKGAVYQFARKAEFYARKTGRHVDRKLIVTPYADPGAQDVATKLGVEVCTDVHSLQL